The Pontibacter korlensis sequence AACAGGTAAGTTTTGCAAGAAGATAAACTTACCTATTGAAGAGTTGGATACACCCAGTATGCAGGTGCGTTTGGATGTAGTGGAGCGGGTGTTTTCAGCTCTGCGGCAGCAAGTAGGGCAGGAGCATGTGGGGTTACTTTGTGGTTCGAAAGCCAGCGAATCAGTCTGGGGGCTGGTAGGGCACCTTGTGCAGGTCAGCCCAAATTTACAAGCCGCTATGGCAAACCTTTGCCAATACTATATCTGCTTTTCTAACGCCGTTGAGTTTAAACTGCAGCAGGAGCCAGACGCTACTACATTAGAATTGATACCTGTACCGGGTTGGAAGGAAGAATATCCGTATTCATGCCGGCAATGTGTGGAGTTTAATATGGCAGCTGCCTTGCATATTGCCTCTAACCTGGTAAAACAACCTATAGCGCCAAAAAAGGTGGAAATAGCTTTTATCCAGCCAAAAGAGTCGTCGACATATGAGCTTCTCTTCAAAGCACCTGTAAAGTTTAATGCCACCACTAGTAAGCTATACTTTGCGCCCCAAGCCATGAAGCTTTCGATAGCAGGATCCTGTACAGTTCTGTATAACAAGTTCAAACAGATGCTACAGGACGAACTGTTATGCAGCACGCTAGGGGGCAACTTTAGATCATTAGTTAAACGAGAAGTACAGAAACGGCTAGGAGAACATACTGCATGTTCTATTGAGTTGATAGCTGATAGCTTGTGTATGTCTGTGCGCTCCCTGCAGCGCAGGCTCAGCCTGGAGGGAACGAGTTTTCATCAGGAAGTAGAGGAGGTAAAGAAACAGGTTGCCCAGCAGCTCATGAAGGCAAAGCAATACAACATATCTGAAATCTCGTTCATGCTGGGCTACAACGATTGCAGTGCTTTCCGAAAAGCTTTTAAAAAATGGACTGGCCTAAACCCCAAAGCCTTTTCAATGCTGCAGCAAGTATAAACTATCAGTTTTATACCTCCAGTAGCCGCTTCAGGTGCTTAACCACCTTATCCAGCTCTTCTTCTGTTAGGCTGCTGCTGCTCGGTAAGCAGAGGCCCCGCTCAAAAAGTCTTCCGCTAAGGTTGTTGCCAACGTAAGGGTGGTGCTCGAAGAGAGGCTGCAGGTGCATAGGCTTCCACAGCGGTCGTGTTTCGATATTCTCCTCCTCCAGTGCGCTTTGTATACTTGCCGGCGTGTGCGGTTCCGGCAGCAGCACAGTGGTGAGCCAACGGTTAGAGAAGCAGGCTTTCGGCTCTACCTGGAACTCCAGTCCCTCGATGTGCCCTAACTGCTGCCTGTAAAAGTTGAAGATATCACGACGCTGCTTTATGCGCTTCTCCAGTACCTCCATCTGCCCTCGGCCTATACCCGCACTAATGTTGCTCATGCGGTAGTTGTAGCCCATCTGCGAATGCTGATAAAAAGGTGCGGGGTCTTTAGCCTGAGTGGAGAGAAACCTGGCGTTTTCGATCAGTTGCTCATCCTCAGAAATAAGCGCACCGCCTCCCGAGGTTGTAATGATCTTGTTGCCGTTGAACGAAAAAGCACCCAAGCGACCAAAAGTACCTACCTGGTGGCCACTGTAACGGGAGCCAAGTGCTTCGGCTGCATCCTCTACTACCGGAATACCATACTGGTCGGCAATGGCTATGATCTCCTTCAACTTGGCAGGCATGCCATACAAATGTACCAGCATGATGGCGGCAGGGCGTTTACCCAGGCGCAGGCGGTCGGCAATTGCTTCGTGCAGAGCCTCAGGGCTCATGTTCCACGTGTCCGGCTCGCTTTCTATAAACACCGGCTGTGCTCCCAGGTATAAAATAGGGTTGGCAGAGGCCACAAAAGTAAAGGTGGAGCAGAGTACTTCGTCTCCGGGCTGAACACCTACTAAGCGTAAGGCAAGGTGCAGGGCCGCAGTCCCTGAGCTGAGGGCAACGGCATGACGTGCATTAGTGTGCTGGCAGATGTCGTGCTCAAAACCTGGAAGATTAGGGCCGGCAGTTGTTACCCAATTATCTTCTATAGCTTTCAAAGCATAGTTCTTCTCATGCCCACCCATGTGTGGCACTGAAAGGAAGATACGTCCTGGCCTGTAATTCATATTCGCTTAAGTGAGATAGCGCTCCTGCGACTGAGGAGCTAGGGGTACAGATGCTATAACTACGGTTACGGCTGCATTTAGGCTATACGTAATTAGCACCGCACTATATTACTTTTCTTTAAGATACAGATTTCCTGACAAGTATGCACAGTAAATGACGTTACATTTTCGGAAAGCCGCGTACTTACAAACCTTTTCAGCGTATTTTCATAGATTGCAGTCCTTAAACAGCTTTATTCCACAATGCTTGATTTCCCGAACGCCAAGATAAACCTCGGCCTCTACATCACTGAAAAACGCCCTGATGGCTTCCATAACCTACAGTCGTGCTTTTACCCGGTGCGCTGGTGCGATGCTTTGGAAATACTGCCTTCGGAGCAGGAAAGGTTTGACATGACGGGGCTACCTGTTCCGGGAAATCCAGAGACGAACCTGTGCCTGAAAGCTTACAAGCTGCTGCAAAAGGACTATAACCTGCCGCCGGTGCACATGCACCTGCATAAGGTAATACCTATGGGAGCTGGCCTGGGAGGCGGATCTGCGGATGCCGCTTTTACGTTGCGCCTGCTGAACCAAATGTTTGAGCTTGACTTAAGTGCGGAGAGCCTTGAGAACTATGCCCGCCAATTGGGGTCAGACTGTGCCTTTTTTGTGCAGAACAAGCCGGTTATAGCGACAGAACGAGGTGATGTATTTACGCCTGTAGAATTATCACTGAGTGGCTATACTTGTGTAATAGTGTACCCGGAGTTGCATATTACCACGGCCGAGGCGTATGGTAGCATTGTGCCCAAGCAGCCAACTTGTACCATGCAGATGTTGCTGAAGCAGGATGTGAAGGTGTGGCGTGAGGTGCTGAAGAATGATTTTGAGGAGGCGCTGTTTCCCAAATACCCGGAGCTGCCACAAATAAAACAGGAACTGTATGAGGCCGGAGCCGCCTATGCATCCATGACAGGTTCAGGCTCCGCAATCTACGGCCTTTTTGAAGGCGAAGGACCGGATGAATCAGTCTTTTCGGGGCAGTACACCGTCTGGAAAGGCTTGCTGTAGCCTTTTCTTACGCCGCTTGTCCAGGGTCTCCAGCACAGGGTATATAAACACGCTGAGCAGGATAACAGAAGCGCCCACATAAAAGCCTGATGACATTTGCTCTGCCTCGTTAAAGATGAACCAGGCGAGTATGATACCATAAACCGGCTCCAGGTTAACGGTAAGGTTCATGGTGTATGCTGAAATGCGCTGCATCAGGCGTACGGAGGCAGTATAGGCATATACAGTACAGGCGAGAGCCAGTACAAGCAGATAAACCCAATCCATGGTGGTAAGCCCAAAGTTCAGGCTGCCACCCTCTGCCAAGAAAGAAGTATAAACAGGAAAGAACAATACTGTGCCAAGGCAGGCACCCGCCATTTCATACATGGTAATAGTAGTAGAAGGCATCTTCTTTACCAGGTTAGCATTGATGATGGTGAAGATGGAGCCAAGTAGAGCGGCGCCTATGGCCATACTTATACCTAGTACGCTGTCGAAGCTGGTTTCATGCTGAAAGATGATGTAGAGCCCCATAATCACCAAAAGAGCCAGGAATATTTCGTGCGGCTTGATTTTGCCCTTGTTAAAGAGCGGCTCCAGAAAAGCTGTCCAGAGGCTGCAGGTTGCCAGGCCCACCAAACAGATAGATACTGATGCCACGCGCGCAGCCGCAAAGAACAGTATCCA is a genomic window containing:
- the ispE gene encoding 4-(cytidine 5'-diphospho)-2-C-methyl-D-erythritol kinase, with protein sequence MLDFPNAKINLGLYITEKRPDGFHNLQSCFYPVRWCDALEILPSEQERFDMTGLPVPGNPETNLCLKAYKLLQKDYNLPPVHMHLHKVIPMGAGLGGGSADAAFTLRLLNQMFELDLSAESLENYARQLGSDCAFFVQNKPVIATERGDVFTPVELSLSGYTCVIVYPELHITTAEAYGSIVPKQPTCTMQMLLKQDVKVWREVLKNDFEEALFPKYPELPQIKQELYEAGAAYASMTGSGSAIYGLFEGEGPDESVFSGQYTVWKGLL
- a CDS encoding aminotransferase class I/II-fold pyridoxal phosphate-dependent enzyme; this encodes MNYRPGRIFLSVPHMGGHEKNYALKAIEDNWVTTAGPNLPGFEHDICQHTNARHAVALSSGTAALHLALRLVGVQPGDEVLCSTFTFVASANPILYLGAQPVFIESEPDTWNMSPEALHEAIADRLRLGKRPAAIMLVHLYGMPAKLKEIIAIADQYGIPVVEDAAEALGSRYSGHQVGTFGRLGAFSFNGNKIITTSGGGALISEDEQLIENARFLSTQAKDPAPFYQHSQMGYNYRMSNISAGIGRGQMEVLEKRIKQRRDIFNFYRQQLGHIEGLEFQVEPKACFSNRWLTTVLLPEPHTPASIQSALEEENIETRPLWKPMHLQPLFEHHPYVGNNLSGRLFERGLCLPSSSSLTEEELDKVVKHLKRLLEV
- a CDS encoding DMT family transporter; translated protein: MPRLKDFIELHFVIFLWGFTAILGKLISIPAVELVSLRTLITALALGVIIYRRKAPLWINRTVALKLMAVGFVIAAHWILFFAAARVASVSICLVGLATCSLWTAFLEPLFNKGKIKPHEIFLALLVIMGLYIIFQHETSFDSVLGISMAIGAALLGSIFTIINANLVKKMPSTTITMYEMAGACLGTVLFFPVYTSFLAEGGSLNFGLTTMDWVYLLVLALACTVYAYTASVRLMQRISAYTMNLTVNLEPVYGIILAWFIFNEAEQMSSGFYVGASVILLSVFIYPVLETLDKRRKKRLQQAFPDGVLPRKD
- a CDS encoding AraC family transcriptional regulator, coding for MCQMEFPTEYIGLVKDVIYSVCRDEEATGKFCKKINLPIEELDTPSMQVRLDVVERVFSALRQQVGQEHVGLLCGSKASESVWGLVGHLVQVSPNLQAAMANLCQYYICFSNAVEFKLQQEPDATTLELIPVPGWKEEYPYSCRQCVEFNMAAALHIASNLVKQPIAPKKVEIAFIQPKESSTYELLFKAPVKFNATTSKLYFAPQAMKLSIAGSCTVLYNKFKQMLQDELLCSTLGGNFRSLVKREVQKRLGEHTACSIELIADSLCMSVRSLQRRLSLEGTSFHQEVEEVKKQVAQQLMKAKQYNISEISFMLGYNDCSAFRKAFKKWTGLNPKAFSMLQQV